The genomic region ATGGCCGGGCTGCCGCCTACCGCGGCGTGGCCCGGGCCGTGACCCACCCCGACTACCGCTTTTCCGGCATGGACAAGCTGGGGCGCGTCACCGCCGATCTGGCATTGCTGGAGCTGAGCCAGCCGATCCGCCTGCCCTCGCTGATCCCGTTCGAAACCGGGGCCACCCCGATCGAAGGTGATTCCGTTGGGGTCGTTTCCTATGCGCAGGACCGGTCCGAGGCGCCCTCGATTCAAGAGTTTTGCGAAGTTCTGGCCGGGCGGCGCGAAACCTTGATCCTGTCGTGCAACGTGGATTTCGGGTCCTCGGGCGCGCCGGTCTTTTCAATCACCGACGGCATCGCGCGGGTCGTCTCCGTCATCTCGGCCAAGGCCGAGGTTGAAGGGCGCAAGGTGGCGCTGGCTGTGCCCTTGGCCGCCCCGCTGGCGGTTCTGCGCGCGACCCTTGATGCAAGCAAACGGCCTGCCAACC from Tabrizicola piscis harbors:
- a CDS encoding trypsin-like serine peptidase — protein: MRHLFPGLLAIALGLAGMAPAQDAAMVSLQTADDSRGWDAVGKLMLGERGFCTGALIEPQLVLTAAHCLYDKTTGVQIRPEEIQFFAGWRNGRAAAYRGVARAVTHPDYRFSGMDKLGRVTADLALLELSQPIRLPSLIPFETGATPIEGDSVGVVSYAQDRSEAPSIQEFCEVLAGRRETLILSCNVDFGSSGAPVFSITDGIARVVSVISAKAEVEGRKVALAVPLAAPLAVLRATLDASKRPANPGSGTVSVLSGGQGTGAKFIKP